GCTGTTGGACCTGCCGCCGGGAACCGGTGACGTGACCATCTCAGTGGCGCAGCTGCTGCCGGATGCCGAGATCCTGGTAGTCACCACGCCGCAGACAGCCGCCGCAGAGGTGGCCGAACGTACCGGGCTGATCGCCTCCCAGACCCATCAAAAGGTCGCCGGCGTCATCGAGAACATGTCCTACCTGCCGCAGCCGGACGGATCCCGCCTGGAGATTTTCGGCTCGGGCGGCGGCCGGGCGGTGTCGGCGTCGCTGACTACGGCGCTCGGCTACGAGGTACCGCTGCTGGCGCAGTTGCCGCTGGACATCAGACTGCGTGAAGGCTCCGACGCCGGTGTTCCCGCCGCCATCGCCTCCGATGGCGCACCCGCCGTGGACTCCCCGGCCGCGCTCGAACTCGCCGCCGTGGCACGTAAACTCGGGCACCGTGCACGCGGCCTTTCCGGCATGTCGCTGTCAATCAGCCCGGTTGACGCCGCCGGCTGACGGTTGACCGTTTAGCATCTGCGCGGCCCCACGCAAGCTGGTCCGGGGCGCGCGCCCCACAACGCACCGATGCCGTCAGGCGACCGCGGCGGTGGCCGCCTCGGCGCGGGTGCGGGCGGCCTCATTGGCGGCGCGCACAATGTCTCGCGGTGACACGGGGCGGCGCGCCCGAGTCGGCTCCTTTTGGGGTTGCTCGGCGGCAAGGCTGGAGGGGACATCCGCCGCCACAGCGTCTTCACCTATGGTCTCGGAGACCTCGGAAATCTCGGAAGTCTCGGAGACCTCGGCAGTCTCGGAGACCTCGGGGATCTCGGCAGTAACAACCTCCCCCGATTCCAGCGCCATGCGGGCCGCGTCGGCGGTGGCGTCGACGGATTCCGTGGTCTCGTCTACCTGTGCGGCATCGGCCTGCCCCTCGGTGGAGGAGACCGTGTCGACCTGCGGCAACTCGGCGGTGACGGCGGCGGCCTCCTGCGCCGCCTGCTGTGGATCCTTCTCCCGCTCGGCCCGAGCGGCCCGGGTCTGCTCGGCCTTGTCCTCGATCATCTTCGAAAGAGGCTTAGATCTGTTCCCGGTCTTACCGCTCACGGCAGCGGCGGCCTCGTCACTGGCCTCCTTGGCGGTATCCAGAACCGATTGGAAGGGGTTGGTCAGGTCCCGGCGGATCGCATCAAGGTCCTCGCCCAGTGCGTCGCGCACGATCTTGCGGGGGTCGTAGTTGCGCGGATCCAGGTCCGACAGGTCCAACTCGCTGAGCTCGGGACCGACCTCCTCGGCGATCTGAGTCTTGGCGTTGTCCAGGAAGACACGCAGTCGGCGCACGCCCTGGGTCAGCTTGCGAGTGTATTCGGGTAGGCGTTGGGGACCCACCACCACCACTAGAACCAGTAGGAGGACGAAGAACTCCGCACCCGAGATGCCCGGAAACATGACGCCAGTATAGGGAGCACTATGGGCAACCAGGCAGTCACGCCGCCACGGGAAGTGGACCGGACCTGAAACAATGGGTGTTGACTCCGGGCCGGACATCCGGCGCCGCCGGGGTCACTGGTTACGGCTACGCGGCCCGGCGCCGCAGAAGGGACATATGGTGGCTGCCGACAAGACACTGAGCTGGTCCTACACCGAGGAGTTCCCAGTCGAGGCAGAGCCCGCCGCGCAGGCGCGCCTGCGCGGCATCGAGTTGGGCACAGACCCGGTCTCTCCGGCCACGGGCGCCGTCCTGCGCATGCTGACCGCGGCCGGAGGAGCCAAATCCGTTGCCGAGATCGGCACCGGCACCGGCGTGTCGGGTCTGTGGCTCCTGGCGGGCATGGGCGCCGACGGCGTGCTGACCACCATCGACGTAGAACCGGAGTTTCAACGCGAGGCCCGTCGCGCCTTCGACGAGGCCGGCTACCCCGGCTCCCGCACCCGCATCATTCAGGGGCGGGCATCCGATGTTTTGCCGCGTATGGCCGCCCAGTCCTATGACATGGTAGTGCTGGATGTGCCCCCGCAGGAGGCGGCGGAACTGGTGACACAGGGGATCCGCATGCTGCGCGCGGGCGGTGTTCTGGTAGTCACGCACGCACTGTGGAAGGACCACGTCGCCGATCCGGCACGCCGCGACGCCACCACCGTGGCGACGCGCGAACTGGGCAAGATGCTGCGAGATGAGGATGGTCTGCACGCATCATTGCTGCCGGTCGACGACGGTCTGCTGGTTGCCGTCCGGCAGGCGTGACCCACCCGCGGGACGGATGGAGATCTTGACAAACACGCACCAGCACCGGGCCTGAATCCACCCGGCGTAACCGACCTAACGTTTGCAGCGCTGTTGCGATATTCCGCTCAGTACTTGACGGTGGCCAGGGCCTCCTGCAGCTCCTTGATCTCCTCGGGTGTGATCTCGACTACCAGACGCCCGCCGCCCTCGAGCGGCATTCGCATGATGATGGAGCGGCCCTCCTTGACGACCTCAAGCGGCCCATCGCCGGTCCTGGGTTTCATGGCAGCCATATGCTCCCCTTTCACTGATGATTCGCGGACTTCTACCGCTTCTCCCAGGTCCATTCTACGGCATAATGACGCCACTTCGGGCGCAAACGTGGCTGAATCCACGCCTGCCACCCCATCCTGCGACCTCTGGCGCGGCACCTCACTGAGCCACCCATTCCGAACGGTCGGGAGTGCGAGTCAGCCCGTTGGCGCGCATTGTGCGGGCGGCATCCACCACGAAATCGACCGCCTCCTGCGCGGTATCAACCACTTGCAGCAAGGCCACATCGGCCGCGTCGATCGTGGCCGCAGCCACCAGGGTTTCACGCAGCCAGTCCACCAGGCCACCCCAGAAGGAGGAGTCGACCAGGGCAATCGGGAAGGACGGCACCTTCTGGGTCTGCACCAGGGTGACGGCTTCGAAGAGTTCGTCGAGCGTACCCATGCCGCCGGGCATGATCACGAATCCATCGGAGTACTTCAAGAACATAGTTTTACGGGCAAAGAAGTACCGGAAGTTGACACCCAGATCCACATAATCATTCATGCCCTGCTCGTGGGGCAGCTCAATGCCCAACCCCACGGAAATACCACCGGCTTCACGCGCCCCCTTGTTGGCCGCCTCCATAATGCCGGGGCCGCCCCCGGTGATCACGGCGTATCCGGACCGGACCAGTCCGGCCCCGATCTGCTCGGCCAGGACGTAGGCGCGTTCGCCCGCCCGGGTACGAGCCGATCCGAACACGCTTATTGCCGGTCCCACCTCGGCCAGTGCCCCGAAGCCCTCGACGAACTCCGACTGGATGCGCAGCACGCGCCAGGGATCGGTGTGCAGCCAGTCGGCGTCGTCGCGGCGGTCCAGGAAGCGGGCGTCGGTGGTGCGAGTTGGAATCTGAGCGCCGCGCAGCATCACCGGCCCGGTGCGGTAAGTCTCACGCGAGCCGTTCTTCGCGGGTGCAGATCCGCCGGTCGCCGATCCACTCGTCATGTCTGACACATCGTCTACCACATTGTTAGCCATAGGGGGCATGATCCCCCACCGGCCGCCATTTGTGGCAATGACACCCAGGCCGAGCGCGTTCCTGTGCGCCGGATGTGCGCACCACCACTCATGACAGCGCTCACGGGCGCGGCGTCCACCATCCTCGGCACGGTACGGTCGCCCCATGACATATCCGCCCCAGCGTGCGGCCACCAGTGATCTTGACTTCGCCGTCTCCTCCTGGATCGCCGAGGATCCGGACCCCGATACCCGCCGGGAGTTGAGCGACCTGCTCTCCGCCCACCGTGATGGCGACGCCGCGGCAACGGCCGCCCTGGCAGACGCCTTCTCAGGCAGCCTACAGTTCGGCACCGCCGGGCTGCGCGGGCGACTGGGTGGCGGCTCCAATCGCATGAATCGCGTCGTCGTCATCCGTGCTGCTGCCGGACTATCGGCCTACCTGCACCAGATGCTGGGGGACGGGTTCCGCGTCGTCATCGGCTACGACGCGCGCCACCGCTCGGCCAGCTTCGCCCGTGACACCGCCGCCGTCGTAACCGGCGCGGGCGGGCATGCCATCTTGTTCGACTCCCACTGCCCCACGCCCGTGCTCGCCTTCGCCCTGCGTCGCCTGGGTGCCGACGCCGGTGTCATGGTGACGGCCTCACACAATCCTCCGCAGGACAACGGCTACAAGGTCTATTTGGGGGGTCGTGCGGAGACCGGCTCCGGACAGGGCGCACAGATCGTCCCGCCCCACGACGCGGGCATTGCCGCCGAAATCGCCGCCGTCGGACCGCTGTCCTCGGTGCCCATGCCCGATTCCGGCTGGGAGACGATCGGTGCCGAGATGGTTGAGCAGTACGTGCAGCGGGCGGTCAAGGCCGCCCGCACCAGGGCGGTTGCCCCCCTCAAAATCGTGCTGACGCCAATGCACGGCGTGGGCGGACAGATATGCCAGCAGGTGCTGACACGGGTGGGCTTCGACGACGTCGTCGTGGTGCCCGAGCAGTTCGATCCGGACCCGGACTTCCCCACCGTCACCTTTCCCAACCCGGAGGAGCCCGGCGCCCTGGATCTGGCCCTCGCGCGAGCACGGGAAGTGGGAGCCGATCTGGTCATCGCCAATGACCCGGATGCCGATCGCTGCTCCGCCGCCGTGCCGGATGAGCACGCCCGCGGCGGCTGGCGACAACTGACCGGAGATGAGGTCGGCTCGCTTCTAGGAGAGCAGGCCGCCGAGCTGGCAGCCTTCAATGGCACCGGCGTGCTGGCCAACTCGATCGTCTCCTCCCGGCTGCTGCGCAAGATCGCACAGGCGCACGGACTCGGTCACCGCATCACGCTGACCGGCTTCAAGTGGATCAGTCGCGTGCCGAATCTGGTATTCGGCTATGAGGAGGCGCTCGGATACTGCGCCGATCCGTCCGCAGTGCGGGACAAGGACGGCATTTCCGCCTCTGCGCGCCTAGCGGTGCTGGCCTCCACGCTTAAACAGCAGGGGCGTACGCTGGATGATCTGTTGGACCGGCTGGCGCGCGAGCACGGCCTGTATGCCACCAGCCCGCTGAGCGTGCGCGTGGAGGACCTCAGTTTCATCACCGAAGCCATGGAGCGTCTGCGTGCCGGCGGAGCGCCCGCCACCTTGGCAGGCTCCCCGGTGGTAGACGTCTTCGACCTGATGGACGGCGCCGCCGACGGCAACGGGCAGCGCCTGCCCGCCACCAACGGCCTCATCTTCAAAACCGCCGCCGACGACCGGGTAGTGGTGCGTCCCTCCGGCACCGAGCCGAAGCTCAAGTGCTACTGCGAGGTGGTCATGCCGGTGGCCGTCGACGAACCGGTGGAGGTGGCCCGCCGCGCCGCCGCCAAGCGCCTGGAGAACATCAAGGCCGACCTGCGTGGCGTGCTGGGGATATGACGTGTGGGCATAGTCTCGATAGCACGTATGCCAGACCGCAGGTCACGGCGATTGTCCCCCCGACAGACCATTGCAGGAGTATTGCCGAGCACAGCCCCGCCAGGCAGCAGGCAGCGCCCAACGCCGCCGAGCCGACCAGCAGGCCCGGCGTCGATCGCGCCCAGGGGCGGACCGCGGCCGGCGGTGCGGCCATCAATGCGATCGGGAGGATCGTGCCCACAGCCGGTATGAGTACGCCGATGTTGAGGCAGATGAGGAACAGTATCGTCCACTCCGGAAGCCGCGGATCCAGCCCCGCCGCCCGGTAGGCGAGGGCGTCGAAGCAGTACAGCTCTAAGTGGTGCGCGGTCGCGGCCACTACGATCGTGGTCACGGCCAGCACCACCGCCGTCGAAGCAGCATCGGCGCGGTTGACGTTCAGCACCGAGCCTGTCAGAAACCCGTCTACCTTCAGCGGCAACGGCGCGAACCAGGTGCTCAGCAGATGCCCCGAGGCGAAGCCCACGGCCAGCACTATGCCGGCGGCAGCCTGTGAGGAGACGCCGGGAAACTCACTGAGACGGCGCATCAACCAGATCATCGGCGCGCACGCCAGCACCGCTCCGAGAACTACCGCGAGCGAGAGAGCCTCGTACCCGACTCGGGCACCAGTCAGTGCGGTTCCAGCCGCCGTCACCGCTACGACTCCGGCGACCGCGCCGGGGAAGGTGGCGTGGGTGACTGACTCGGCGAAGAAAATGCGCCGGCTCATCAGCGCCAAGGCACCCACCAAACCGGACAACGCCCCCATCAGCACGACTTCAACCAGGGGCAGGGCCAACAGTTCCATGGATACCCTCATCCCCGCCGCCTCCGCCGCACGAGGACCAGCGCCGCCACCACAAGTACGGCCGCCATCATCATCACCACAGATGCCTGCGCAGACACCGGGCGCGGAAGTGGCATGGTGGCCAGCAGCATTCCCGCATAACCGCCGCCCAGACCGGTGCCCAGGGCCACACCGAGCATTCCGGACACGTCCTTAGCCAGTAATCTGGCGGTGGTTCCGGGAATCGTGAGAAAGCCGATCACCAGCAGCGTGCCAACGGCCGTAGCGGCTGACACGACGACCGCGGCAATAGCCATGTTCAGCACCAGGTCGAGCAGGGCGACGCGTAGCCCACCGGTGCGAGCGCCCACGGGGTCGAAGGCCCTGGCTATCTGCTCCTTCCATGTCGCAGTGACCAGCAATAGGGCGAGTGCGCATGCCACCAGGGCCTGTGCCAGCCGTGGGTCTGTGACCTCCAGGAGCCTGCCGAAGGTAAGGGCCTCGAGTTGGCCGGACCGGTCTCCGGCGCGCAACAGCAGTATCACGCCTACCGAGAAGAAGCCGGTGAGCACTACAGCGGTGCCCGCCTCCGACGCCTCAGTCCTGGCACGGTGACTGATCAGGGTCAACACTCCTGCCGCTACGGCCCCGGCTACGCCCGCTGCCGGTACGACCGTATCGATTCCCCCGCAGATCGCCCCGATGACGATCCCGGGGAACACCGCGTGAACGAGCGCCTCGGCTTGGAACTCCGCTGAGCGCAGATTGACCAGTACTCCCACGGGTGCAGCCACAATCGCAAGGACCACCAGCATCACCAGCGGCCTGAACAGGTAAGGGGCTCCTGCCAGCGGCTGCAGCCCAGGAACGTCGACCAGTTGCAGGCGCAACCATTCCAAGCACTGCGAGAACTCGTTCATGGTTGCGCTCCGGGCCCGACCCGCTGCGCTGGGGCAGTGCCGGGCCCGCGGTCGACCGCGGCCGCTCCGGACGGCAGCAGCGTTTTTGCGGCCGCCTTCCCGAAGGCCTCGTCTATGTACCTTGGAACCAGCACCGTCTGGCGAGGACCGAAAGCAATCTGGCGGCCGGCCAGCAGCACCACCTGTTCGCAGACCGCGCGCGCAAGCACCAGGTCATGGGTGGACACGACGACGGTGACGCCAGCCTCCTTCAGATCGGACACAATCCGCAGCAATGCATCTCGGTTGGGCTGGTCCAGACCGTTGAAGGGCTCGTCAAGCAGCACGATCTGCGGGCGCGAGGCGATGGCGCGAGCCAGCAGCACCCGCTGCTGTTGACCTCCTGACAGAGTGCCGAAGCGTCGGTCGGCTGCTTGCGCCAAGCCGACGGCCTTGAGGGCCTCCCGGCAGCGCAAGCGCTGTTCCCGTCCCGGGCGGCGCAGTATCCCCAGCTCGGGGTAGGTTCCCATGAGCACCACTGAAAGCGCGGTTACCGGAAACGTCGGATCCAGGTCGCTGCTCTGCGGAACGTAGGCGATAGCGCCGGGTCGTGTACGTCCGGGTGCGGCACCCAATACCCGCACGGAGCCGGAGACGATGTCTACCATGCCGATTACGGATCTCAGCAGCGTCGTCTTGCCTGAACCATTCGGGCCCACCAAGGCTAGTCCCCCACCGCATTCAACCGATCCGGTCACCCCGGTGACAACGGGAACTCCCCCGTATGCGAAAGCCGCCTCCACGAACTCGATCACCACCTCCGCCGCTGATTGCCTGAGGGGCCGAGCGCCACTGCTCATGGCTGCACCGTCTGGGTGGGAGTCCATGGGCTGAGTTGCTCGGGGAGCGGAGCTACCTCGCCTCCCCACACGCTGGTCAGGTTGGTGACGTTGTGCAGCAACGAACCGATATAGGTCTCTCCGTCCGAGCCGGGCTCGCCCAGCGAGTCGCCGTAAAGCGCCTCATCGCCGATCACTGCGGTGACTGCGGCCAACTCAGCGACTTTCTCCACGGACCGCGGATTGTTGGAGTTCTCGGCGAAGATCGCGACGGCTCCGGAACTCTTCACGGCATCGGCAGTCTCCTGGATCTTCTGGGCGGTGGCGTCCTGTTGGGCGTTGAAATCGCTGAGCGCAGCCCCCTCAAAACGGATGCTGTAGGCATTGGAGAGGTATCCGAAGGCGTCGTGACTGGTGAACAACACCCGCTTGTCTGCGGGCACCGACTCCAGCGAGTTCGCCGCCCAGTCATCTAGTTCGCGCAGGCGGTCGGTGTAGGCCTCAACGTGTGCACGCAAGGTCTGCGCCGAGTCCGGATCCGCGGCAATCAAAGCGTTGCCGATGTTGTTCACCTGCACGACTGCGTTGGCGGGCGCGGTCCACACGTGCGGGTCGTAACGGAACTCGGCCTCCTCCCCCTCTTGGGGGGCAAAGGGCCAGGGAAGAACATTGACTGCTTGGACGCCCCGATCAATTGTGTAGGGGAGTTCGTCCTCCTGCGCCTGCCTGGCAGCGGCCGCATCCGCATCGCCGTCTACCTCTTGCGCGGTCAGCACGCCGGAGGTGACCACCATGGTGCCTTTGAATCCGGAGGCGGTCACCGCATCATCCAGGAAATGTTCCAGGTCAACTCCGTTGACCAGGAACAGGTCCGCCTCACTCAGGGCGCGGGACTGGTTCGCGGTCATCTCGTGGTCGTGTGCGGAAGCGTTCGGCGCCAGCAGGCAGGTAAGAGCCAGGTGCGCCTTGGCATTGTCAGGAGCTGCGCCGAGTTCGGCGGTGACACCGTCGGCGCCCGTACGCGTGAATGCCAGGTCTTGACCGCCCGAGGCCAATTGGGTGACGTAGTCGCAGATCTGAGTGGTGGAGGCTACCACCTTCAGGACGTTGGCGGTT
This genomic stretch from Actinomyces qiguomingii harbors:
- a CDS encoding Sec-independent protein translocase TatB, with the protein product MFPGISGAEFFVLLLVLVVVVGPQRLPEYTRKLTQGVRRLRVFLDNAKTQIAEEVGPELSELDLSDLDPRNYDPRKIVRDALGEDLDAIRRDLTNPFQSVLDTAKEASDEAAAAVSGKTGNRSKPLSKMIEDKAEQTRAARAEREKDPQQAAQEAAAVTAELPQVDTVSSTEGQADAAQVDETTESVDATADAARMALESGEVVTAEIPEVSETAEVSETSEISEVSETIGEDAVAADVPSSLAAEQPQKEPTRARRPVSPRDIVRAANEAARTRAEAATAAVA
- a CDS encoding O-methyltransferase, whose amino-acid sequence is MAADKTLSWSYTEEFPVEAEPAAQARLRGIELGTDPVSPATGAVLRMLTAAGGAKSVAEIGTGTGVSGLWLLAGMGADGVLTTIDVEPEFQREARRAFDEAGYPGSRTRIIQGRASDVLPRMAAQSYDMVVLDVPPQEAAELVTQGIRMLRAGGVLVVTHALWKDHVADPARRDATTVATRELGKMLRDEDGLHASLLPVDDGLLVAVRQA
- a CDS encoding DUF3117 domain-containing protein, producing MAAMKPRTGDGPLEVVKEGRSIIMRMPLEGGGRLVVEITPEEIKELQEALATVKY
- a CDS encoding TIGR00730 family Rossman fold protein, with the translated sequence MTSGSATGGSAPAKNGSRETYRTGPVMLRGAQIPTRTTDARFLDRRDDADWLHTDPWRVLRIQSEFVEGFGALAEVGPAISVFGSARTRAGERAYVLAEQIGAGLVRSGYAVITGGGPGIMEAANKGAREAGGISVGLGIELPHEQGMNDYVDLGVNFRYFFARKTMFLKYSDGFVIMPGGMGTLDELFEAVTLVQTQKVPSFPIALVDSSFWGGLVDWLRETLVAAATIDAADVALLQVVDTAQEAVDFVVDAARTMRANGLTRTPDRSEWVAQ
- a CDS encoding phospho-sugar mutase — its product is MTYPPQRAATSDLDFAVSSWIAEDPDPDTRRELSDLLSAHRDGDAAATAALADAFSGSLQFGTAGLRGRLGGGSNRMNRVVVIRAAAGLSAYLHQMLGDGFRVVIGYDARHRSASFARDTAAVVTGAGGHAILFDSHCPTPVLAFALRRLGADAGVMVTASHNPPQDNGYKVYLGGRAETGSGQGAQIVPPHDAGIAAEIAAVGPLSSVPMPDSGWETIGAEMVEQYVQRAVKAARTRAVAPLKIVLTPMHGVGGQICQQVLTRVGFDDVVVVPEQFDPDPDFPTVTFPNPEEPGALDLALARAREVGADLVIANDPDADRCSAAVPDEHARGGWRQLTGDEVGSLLGEQAAELAAFNGTGVLANSIVSSRLLRKIAQAHGLGHRITLTGFKWISRVPNLVFGYEEALGYCADPSAVRDKDGISASARLAVLASTLKQQGRTLDDLLDRLAREHGLYATSPLSVRVEDLSFITEAMERLRAGGAPATLAGSPVVDVFDLMDGAADGNGQRLPATNGLIFKTAADDRVVVRPSGTEPKLKCYCEVVMPVAVDEPVEVARRAAAKRLENIKADLRGVLGI
- a CDS encoding metal ABC transporter permease produces the protein MELLALPLVEVVLMGALSGLVGALALMSRRIFFAESVTHATFPGAVAGVVAVTAAGTALTGARVGYEALSLAVVLGAVLACAPMIWLMRRLSEFPGVSSQAAAGIVLAVGFASGHLLSTWFAPLPLKVDGFLTGSVLNVNRADAASTAVVLAVTTIVVAATAHHLELYCFDALAYRAAGLDPRLPEWTILFLICLNIGVLIPAVGTILPIALMAAPPAAVRPWARSTPGLLVGSAALGAACCLAGLCSAILLQWSVGGTIAVTCGLAYVLSRLCPHVISPARHAGRP
- a CDS encoding metal ABC transporter permease, which encodes MNEFSQCLEWLRLQLVDVPGLQPLAGAPYLFRPLVMLVVLAIVAAPVGVLVNLRSAEFQAEALVHAVFPGIVIGAICGGIDTVVPAAGVAGAVAAGVLTLISHRARTEASEAGTAVVLTGFFSVGVILLLRAGDRSGQLEALTFGRLLEVTDPRLAQALVACALALLLVTATWKEQIARAFDPVGARTGGLRVALLDLVLNMAIAAVVVSAATAVGTLLVIGFLTIPGTTARLLAKDVSGMLGVALGTGLGGGYAGMLLATMPLPRPVSAQASVVMMMAAVLVVAALVLVRRRRRG
- a CDS encoding metal ABC transporter ATP-binding protein; amino-acid sequence: MSSGARPLRQSAAEVVIEFVEAAFAYGGVPVVTGVTGSVECGGGLALVGPNGSGKTTLLRSVIGMVDIVSGSVRVLGAAPGRTRPGAIAYVPQSSDLDPTFPVTALSVVLMGTYPELGILRRPGREQRLRCREALKAVGLAQAADRRFGTLSGGQQQRVLLARAIASRPQIVLLDEPFNGLDQPNRDALLRIVSDLKEAGVTVVVSTHDLVLARAVCEQVVLLAGRQIAFGPRQTVLVPRYIDEAFGKAAAKTLLPSGAAAVDRGPGTAPAQRVGPGAQP
- a CDS encoding metal ABC transporter substrate-binding protein, which encodes MRIVFSLRRPAGLAALVALFAAPIAACSVDNPTGATANVLKVVASTTQICDYVTQLASGGQDLAFTRTGADGVTAELGAAPDNAKAHLALTCLLAPNASAHDHEMTANQSRALSEADLFLVNGVDLEHFLDDAVTASGFKGTMVVTSGVLTAQEVDGDADAAAARQAQEDELPYTIDRGVQAVNVLPWPFAPQEGEEAEFRYDPHVWTAPANAVVQVNNIGNALIAADPDSAQTLRAHVEAYTDRLRELDDWAANSLESVPADKRVLFTSHDAFGYLSNAYSIRFEGAALSDFNAQQDATAQKIQETADAVKSSGAVAIFAENSNNPRSVEKVAELAAVTAVIGDEALYGDSLGEPGSDGETYIGSLLHNVTNLTSVWGGEVAPLPEQLSPWTPTQTVQP